One Niabella beijingensis DNA window includes the following coding sequences:
- a CDS encoding YeeE/YedE family protein encodes MGNKNFETRSLDAMCVNESMLKHKWYHNLKYLVVGILFGIVLIKAEVVSWFRIQEMFRLQSFHMYGIIGSAVITGIISIWVIKKFNIKTIYGEPITISPKTFNKGQIYGGLIFGLGWAMTGACPGPIFAQIGTGSTVILVTLLSAVAGTWVYGWLREKLPH; translated from the coding sequence ATGGGTAACAAAAATTTTGAAACACGTTCGCTGGATGCAATGTGTGTAAATGAAAGCATGTTAAAACACAAATGGTACCACAATCTGAAGTACCTGGTCGTCGGGATACTGTTTGGTATTGTATTGATTAAAGCCGAGGTTGTAAGCTGGTTTCGTATACAGGAAATGTTTCGCCTGCAATCATTCCATATGTATGGAATAATCGGAAGTGCCGTAATAACAGGCATTATTTCCATATGGGTTATTAAGAAATTCAATATCAAAACGATTTACGGCGAACCCATTACAATCTCGCCAAAGACGTTCAACAAAGGGCAAATTTATGGCGGATTGATTTTTGGTTTGGGCTGGGCTATGACGGGGGCTTGCCCGGGACCGATTTTTGCGCAAATCGGAACGGGGAGCACTGTCATTTTGGTTACGCTTTTGAGTGCTGTTGCCGGCACCTGGGTTTATGGTTGGCTAAGAGAAAAATTGCCTCATTAA
- a CDS encoding porin family protein: MKRYTLFIVVILIVKISFAQSKIEMGFKVGLSIPNLTSGNSDNPLSSGYSSQLNGYGAIQAEFHINKHFSIQPQLEHSVQGGKKNGMQAFKIPDEMAQQFPPGAAPAYLYADYKSQSKMTYLMLPILVKYRLDLKKNWGAYIAAGPFASYLLNAKNSTKGSSLIYLDKNKTQPLSPEPQSFDSNDNIISDLHRFNAGITGHLGLGYKIVRGSIFFEVGGNYGLIIIQKNSANGKNKTGAAVISLGYQYEL; encoded by the coding sequence ATGAAACGTTATACGCTTTTTATAGTAGTTATTTTGATTGTCAAGATTTCCTTCGCCCAATCGAAAATAGAAATGGGTTTCAAAGTGGGGCTAAGCATCCCTAATTTAACTTCCGGAAATTCAGATAACCCCCTTAGTTCCGGGTATAGCTCACAATTAAATGGGTATGGTGCCATACAGGCTGAATTTCACATCAATAAACATTTCTCTATTCAGCCGCAATTGGAACATTCAGTTCAGGGTGGGAAAAAGAATGGAATGCAGGCCTTTAAAATACCGGATGAGATGGCGCAACAATTCCCGCCCGGAGCCGCACCAGCTTATCTTTATGCTGATTACAAAAGCCAGTCAAAAATGACTTACCTCATGTTGCCCATATTAGTTAAGTATCGCTTGGATCTAAAAAAGAACTGGGGAGCCTATATTGCGGCAGGACCATTTGCCAGCTACCTTTTAAATGCAAAAAATAGTACAAAAGGCTCCAGCCTCATTTATCTGGATAAAAATAAAACCCAGCCGCTTAGTCCAGAGCCCCAATCATTCGATAGCAATGATAATATCATCAGTGATTTGCATCGTTTCAATGCGGGGATAACGGGTCACCTGGGCTTAGGCTATAAGATTGTAAGGGGCAGCATTTTTTTTGAAGTTGGCGGCAATTATGGTTTAATCATCATTCAGAAAAATAGCGCTAACGGCAAAAATAAAACAGGGGCTGCTGTAATAAGTCTTGGATATCAATATGAATTGTGA
- a CDS encoding CPBP family intramembrane glutamic endopeptidase, with protein MSTPKGLQPWLTVMMYFLVLSIATVIAKFVPVLDNLFFYFCVSFLSSLWILRKQKLAITTIGFIPTRKRDWKNFFIGSGIGLLMFIVTSLLIIWFAKEQWHLNKQISVINLVITLIMVLWSAFVQEFVFRGYPFQELLKNYRPWVAQIAIAIPFGLMHINSSMTPLEMGKVMLTTGMGSLLFGLGYIKTKKLLFPIGLHFGWNYAQALVSRTGDNAFTLFNVTQSNMEHYSFYNTTFLYLVVITITMVVIARYKREDV; from the coding sequence ATGTCTACGCCAAAAGGATTGCAGCCGTGGTTAACGGTCATGATGTATTTTCTGGTTTTATCAATAGCAACAGTAATTGCAAAATTTGTCCCCGTACTGGATAACCTGTTCTTTTATTTTTGCGTATCATTTTTATCGAGCTTATGGATCTTGCGCAAGCAAAAGCTAGCAATTACTACAATCGGGTTTATTCCCACACGCAAAAGGGATTGGAAAAATTTTTTTATTGGATCAGGGATCGGCCTTCTGATGTTTATTGTCACATCCCTTTTAATAATATGGTTTGCAAAGGAGCAATGGCATCTGAATAAACAAATTTCGGTCATAAATTTAGTGATAACACTCATTATGGTTTTATGGTCAGCCTTTGTTCAGGAATTTGTATTTAGAGGATATCCTTTTCAGGAATTGTTGAAAAACTACAGGCCGTGGGTCGCACAAATTGCCATTGCTATTCCCTTTGGGCTGATGCATATCAATTCCTCGATGACGCCACTTGAAATGGGAAAAGTGATGCTTACCACAGGAATGGGATCCTTGTTATTTGGCCTGGGTTACATAAAAACAAAAAAGCTATTATTTCCGATTGGGTTGCATTTTGGCTGGAATTATGCGCAGGCACTGGTCTCAAGGACAGGCGATAATGCCTTTACGTTATTCAATGTTACGCAGAGCAATATGGAACACTATTCATTCTACAATACAACATTTCTATACCTGGTAGTGATTACGATCACCATGGTTGTAATTGCCAGATATAAAAGAGAAGATGTTTAG
- a CDS encoding MBL fold metallo-hydrolase — protein sequence MFFQHIYDKSLAQSSYIIGCQATGEAIIIDAKRDIDVYLEIAKQNNLRITHITETHIHADFLCGSRELAAVTGATMYLSDEGGENWQYQFAHQGLKNGDRIRVGNLMLEVMHTPGHTPESISFLLTDHPATEKPVMIFTGDFVFVGDIGRPDLLEKAAGLFGTKEIGAKQLFQSLKKFAPLPEYVQVWPAHGAGSACGKALGAVHNSTVGYEKIRNWAFQYDEDEKKFTSYLLADQPEPPKYFAMMKHLNKVNRPLLIEVPKPTRLTQEQFLSAYKKGIKVIDTRDKADFAKGFIPGSFNIQGNNSFSTWCGWLLNYQEQFMLVADNSQMEDLTRKLMRIGMDNIYGYIPAVEELDIELQTTDVISLDAFKTYIGKEGVQIIDVRGASEYEAGHIDGADNIFVGTIRENLDKISKDKQVVIYCQAGDRSTIAYSILAKNGFRNVKIFSGGMKEWSSENRETACCAYY from the coding sequence ATGTTTTTTCAACACATTTACGACAAGAGTTTGGCGCAGAGTAGTTACATAATAGGTTGCCAAGCAACGGGGGAGGCAATAATAATAGATGCCAAAAGAGATATCGATGTATACCTGGAAATAGCAAAACAGAACAATCTTCGTATCACGCATATTACAGAAACGCATATTCATGCAGACTTCCTTTGTGGCTCCCGGGAGCTTGCTGCCGTTACAGGAGCAACGATGTACCTTTCGGATGAAGGTGGTGAGAACTGGCAATATCAATTTGCGCATCAAGGTCTAAAAAATGGCGATAGGATCAGGGTAGGCAATCTGATGCTGGAAGTTATGCACACACCCGGGCATACTCCGGAAAGTATCAGCTTTTTGTTGACCGATCACCCGGCCACCGAAAAACCGGTAATGATATTTACAGGTGACTTTGTATTTGTTGGAGATATTGGACGCCCTGATTTATTGGAAAAAGCAGCAGGACTTTTCGGTACAAAAGAGATCGGAGCCAAACAGCTGTTTCAGTCGTTGAAAAAATTTGCTCCACTCCCCGAATATGTTCAGGTATGGCCGGCTCACGGGGCAGGCTCAGCTTGTGGAAAGGCTTTGGGAGCAGTTCATAACAGTACAGTAGGTTACGAAAAAATCCGCAATTGGGCCTTTCAATATGATGAAGATGAAAAGAAGTTTACCAGTTATTTATTAGCAGATCAACCAGAACCGCCGAAATATTTTGCTATGATGAAGCACCTGAACAAGGTCAACCGTCCGCTGCTGATCGAAGTTCCGAAGCCTACTCGGTTAACCCAGGAACAGTTCCTTTCTGCCTATAAGAAAGGGATTAAAGTAATTGATACCCGTGATAAAGCTGATTTTGCTAAGGGATTTATTCCCGGCAGCTTTAACATTCAGGGCAATAACTCCTTTTCAACCTGGTGTGGTTGGTTATTGAACTATCAGGAACAATTCATGTTGGTGGCTGATAATAGCCAAATGGAAGATTTGACACGTAAACTGATGCGTATCGGCATGGATAACATCTATGGCTATATTCCAGCGGTAGAGGAGTTAGACATCGAACTTCAGACGACAGATGTAATTTCTTTAGATGCATTTAAAACGTACATCGGAAAAGAAGGTGTGCAGATTATAGATGTGCGTGGCGCATCCGAGTACGAAGCAGGGCATATAGACGGGGCAGACAATATTTTTGTCGGGACCATTCGGGAGAACCTTGATAAAATCAGTAAAGACAAACAAGTAGTTATTTACTGCCAGGCGGGAGATCGTTCAACAATTGCGTATTCCATACTTGCCAAAAATGGTTTTAGAAACGTAAAAATTTTTTCAGGAGGAATGAAAGAATGGTCTTCGGAGAATCGTGAAACAGCTTGCTGTGCATATTATTAA
- a CDS encoding rhodanese-like domain-containing protein, translating into MGFFSNIFGNTDSNDLTKAIKNGAFLVDVRTGAEFSGGSVNGAINIPVESIPSELVKFKGKKCIVVFCMSGGRSSQAKRILEQNGFQNVVNGGSWRNVREVVIRNL; encoded by the coding sequence ATGGGATTTTTTTCGAACATTTTCGGGAACACAGATAGTAATGATTTAACCAAAGCTATAAAAAATGGAGCTTTTTTGGTGGATGTACGCACAGGTGCAGAATTTTCGGGCGGCAGTGTAAATGGTGCAATAAACATTCCCGTAGAAAGCATACCATCCGAACTAGTAAAATTCAAAGGGAAAAAATGTATTGTTGTTTTTTGCATGAGTGGTGGCCGTAGCAGCCAGGCGAAACGCATATTGGAACAAAATGGTTTTCAAAATGTGGTCAACGGTGGATCCTGGCGAAACGTAAGGGAGGTCGTAATCAGAAATCTATAA
- a CDS encoding cation-translocating P-type ATPase: MSYNIPDHFKGLTERQVIASRKQYGYNQMGKVNKGSWLELLMGVLKEPMLILLFAISIIYVLIGDYGEASFMFFAIIAVSAISFYQDNRSKKALEALERLNEPLSVVIRTSAVVQIPTHEIVVGDLCITEEGKMINADGRIVHSNDFSVNEASLTGESLSVFKNSNAEDNKVYSGTVVVSGLAIFEVEKVGKETRIGKIGESIAGIKDETSPLQLQIRRFVKVMAITGIVIFLIVCAFNYYHTRNLIESLLNGLTLAMSVLPEEIPVAFTTFMALGAWELMREGIIIKRSAIVETLGSTTVICTDKTGTITENSMELKYLYDYQSDKTFSEGEFGAASLETLIDYAMWSSEPVPFDPMEKTLHRVYEQTKKKDLRKEYQLFYEYPLEGKPPMMTHLFENGDEKRVIAAKGAPEAIIAVSRLSGEAKNKIRSVVEKFARQGYRVLGVARSGFEGNNFPKKQQEFEFGFIGLVVFYDPPKKGINEVFQHIYDAGIKVKVITGDNIDTTKSIASQAGIRNTAAVVEGKQIAGYTETELMQVCEEKVLFTRMFPDAKLAVVNALKKRGEVVAMLGDGVNDGPALKAAHIGVAMGSKGTEIAKAAASLVITNDDLGKLVIGIAAGRRIYSNIKKAVQYIISIHIPIILTVSLPLFLGWRFPQIFTPVHVIFLELVMGPTCSIVYENEPMEKNTMKLPPRIMTDTFLNWRELTISIFQGLAITAGVLFAYQLGVQSGGNEQKTRAMVFSTLIFANIMLSLVNRSFFYSLFESFKNRNPLFVIINGLTLVLLFAILYIRPFSVFFKTAGLNLSELGTVALIAVVSVVWFELYKMIKRNKKRGL; encoded by the coding sequence ATGTCTTATAATATTCCCGATCATTTTAAGGGCCTGACGGAGCGCCAGGTGATTGCTTCGAGAAAGCAGTACGGTTACAACCAAATGGGAAAAGTAAATAAAGGCAGCTGGCTTGAATTATTGATGGGTGTACTGAAAGAACCAATGCTTATCCTGCTTTTTGCCATTTCAATTATTTACGTTTTGATCGGTGATTATGGAGAAGCCTCGTTTATGTTTTTTGCAATCATCGCTGTTTCTGCGATTTCTTTTTATCAGGATAATCGCAGTAAAAAAGCCCTGGAAGCATTGGAAAGACTGAATGAGCCTTTGAGTGTTGTGATCAGGACTTCTGCAGTAGTACAAATTCCCACACATGAAATAGTAGTAGGTGATCTCTGTATTACGGAAGAGGGGAAAATGATCAATGCTGACGGGCGCATTGTACACAGCAACGATTTTTCGGTGAACGAGGCTTCGCTTACTGGTGAGAGTTTATCAGTTTTCAAGAACAGTAATGCAGAAGATAATAAAGTCTATAGTGGTACAGTCGTTGTTTCCGGTTTGGCAATCTTTGAAGTAGAAAAAGTAGGAAAAGAAACCCGTATCGGCAAAATTGGTGAATCGATAGCCGGAATAAAGGATGAAACATCTCCACTGCAATTGCAGATCCGAAGGTTTGTTAAGGTGATGGCTATTACCGGTATTGTTATTTTTCTGATAGTCTGTGCTTTTAATTATTACCATACCAGGAACCTCATTGAAAGCCTGCTTAACGGTCTTACGCTTGCCATGTCTGTACTTCCTGAGGAAATCCCCGTTGCTTTTACCACTTTTATGGCACTGGGTGCCTGGGAGCTGATGCGGGAAGGTATTATTATCAAGAGAAGCGCTATTGTTGAAACTCTGGGCAGCACAACGGTGATCTGTACCGACAAAACGGGAACCATTACTGAGAATAGCATGGAACTAAAATACCTGTACGATTACCAGTCGGACAAGACTTTTAGTGAAGGAGAATTTGGTGCTGCCAGCCTTGAAACGCTGATCGATTACGCTATGTGGAGCAGTGAACCCGTTCCGTTTGACCCGATGGAAAAAACACTACATCGGGTATATGAGCAAACGAAAAAAAAAGATTTGCGTAAAGAGTACCAGCTCTTTTATGAATATCCTTTGGAGGGGAAGCCTCCAATGATGACCCATCTTTTTGAAAATGGGGATGAGAAGCGCGTTATAGCTGCAAAGGGTGCGCCGGAAGCTATTATTGCTGTTTCCAGACTCTCTGGGGAAGCGAAAAATAAGATAAGAAGTGTTGTAGAAAAATTTGCCCGACAGGGATATCGGGTTTTGGGCGTTGCCCGGTCAGGTTTTGAGGGTAATAACTTCCCCAAGAAGCAGCAGGAATTTGAGTTTGGATTTATTGGGCTTGTTGTATTTTATGATCCGCCCAAAAAAGGCATTAACGAGGTGTTTCAACATATTTATGATGCGGGTATAAAAGTAAAAGTAATTACGGGAGATAATATTGATACCACAAAAAGTATTGCTTCGCAGGCAGGAATTAGAAATACCGCAGCTGTAGTAGAAGGAAAACAGATCGCCGGATACACAGAAACAGAGTTGATGCAGGTCTGTGAAGAAAAAGTGTTGTTTACCCGTATGTTCCCTGACGCAAAGTTGGCTGTAGTTAATGCCTTGAAAAAGAGAGGGGAAGTGGTGGCAATGCTGGGTGATGGTGTAAACGACGGTCCCGCACTTAAAGCGGCTCATATTGGTGTAGCCATGGGGAGTAAGGGCACCGAAATAGCAAAAGCAGCAGCCTCATTGGTAATTACAAATGATGATCTGGGAAAACTGGTTATTGGTATTGCCGCCGGCAGAAGGATTTATTCCAACATCAAGAAGGCCGTCCAGTATATTATTTCTATTCACATTCCTATTATACTTACTGTATCATTACCGTTGTTTCTGGGATGGAGATTCCCTCAAATATTTACTCCGGTACACGTTATTTTTCTGGAATTGGTGATGGGTCCCACTTGTTCCATTGTATATGAGAACGAGCCCATGGAAAAAAACACGATGAAACTGCCGCCAAGAATAATGACGGATACTTTTTTGAACTGGCGAGAATTAACCATTAGTATCTTTCAGGGGCTGGCAATTACTGCTGGCGTGCTGTTTGCGTATCAGTTAGGTGTACAAAGCGGCGGTAATGAGCAAAAGACCCGGGCAATGGTTTTTAGCACGTTGATCTTTGCTAATATAATGCTAAGTCTGGTAAACCGCTCTTTTTTTTACAGCCTGTTTGAAAGTTTTAAAAATAGAAACCCTCTTTTTGTAATCATTAACGGATTGACATTAGTGCTTCTTTTTGCCATATTATATATCAGACCGTTCTCTGTTTTTTTTAAAACTGCAGGATTGAACTTGTCTGAACTAGGAACCGTTGCTCTTATTGCGGTAGTATCTGTCGTATGGTTTGAACTTTATAAGATGATCAAAAGAAACAAAAAAAGGGGCTTGTAG
- a CDS encoding class I SAM-dependent methyltransferase, producing the protein MNNDKQKKHWETVYETTRPSEVSWTQEIPRISLDLIASFGVDKQAKIIDVGGGDSKLVDHLLEQGYKNITVLDISEKALEKAKERLGVKAGNVSWIVSDIMDFKPKTTYDIWHDRATFHFLTMREQVSMYVSIAQRSVTKFLTIGTFSEYGPQKCSGLPIKQYSETTLSNSFVGSFEKIRCTTENHTTPFQTIQQFLFCSFKRKI; encoded by the coding sequence ATGAATAATGATAAACAAAAGAAGCACTGGGAGACAGTATATGAAACTACGCGCCCTAGTGAGGTAAGCTGGACACAGGAGATTCCCAGGATTTCATTGGATCTTATTGCTTCATTTGGTGTGGATAAGCAGGCAAAAATTATAGACGTGGGTGGTGGCGATAGTAAACTGGTTGATCATTTACTTGAACAAGGGTATAAAAATATAACGGTTTTAGATATATCAGAAAAAGCACTTGAGAAAGCAAAAGAGCGTTTAGGAGTTAAAGCAGGTAACGTAAGCTGGATCGTAAGTGATATTATGGACTTTAAGCCCAAAACAACTTATGATATATGGCATGATAGAGCTACTTTTCATTTCCTGACAATGAGGGAGCAAGTTTCAATGTACGTAAGCATTGCTCAAAGATCTGTAACAAAATTTCTGACGATTGGCACTTTTTCGGAATATGGCCCGCAAAAATGCAGCGGACTTCCTATTAAGCAATATAGTGAAACAACACTTTCTAATAGCTTTGTCGGCAGTTTTGAAAAAATTCGTTGCACAACAGAAAATCACACCACACCTTTTCAGACCATACAGCAGTTCCTGTTCTGCAGCTTCAAAAGAAAAATATAA
- a CDS encoding sulfite exporter TauE/SafE family protein, which yields MVIAGYMASVFIGFSLGLIGGGGSILTVPVLVYLFEIDPVLATTYSLFIVSVTSAVGSVSYLRKRWVNVKAAIVFGIPSIAAIFLTRTYFLPLIPQEIFSITTFKVTKSILLMLLFAILMIVASYSMIRAERKESDRSTQQEPLRYTQLIIQGVFIGGVTGLVGAGGGFLIIPALVHLIKLPMKTAVGTSLVIISANSLLGFLFSLPHMSVQWTLLTGITFIAIIGILIGSYLSSKIEGKILKPAFGWFVLVMGIYILVKEIAL from the coding sequence ATGGTTATAGCAGGTTATATGGCATCGGTTTTTATTGGCTTCTCTCTCGGGCTCATAGGCGGTGGAGGCAGCATTCTTACTGTTCCTGTATTAGTATATCTTTTTGAAATAGACCCTGTTCTGGCAACAACTTATTCACTTTTTATTGTGAGTGTCACCAGTGCCGTGGGGTCGGTCTCATACCTGAGAAAAAGATGGGTAAATGTTAAGGCTGCGATTGTTTTTGGTATCCCGTCAATCGCTGCTATTTTTCTTACAAGAACCTATTTTCTTCCATTAATTCCCCAGGAGATTTTCAGTATAACAACTTTTAAGGTTACAAAAAGTATTTTATTAATGTTGCTTTTTGCGATATTGATGATCGTTGCGTCTTATAGTATGATACGTGCGGAAAGGAAAGAAAGTGACCGCAGCACACAACAGGAACCTCTTCGATACACACAATTGATTATCCAGGGTGTTTTTATCGGAGGCGTTACCGGATTGGTGGGTGCCGGTGGAGGATTCCTGATTATTCCTGCCTTAGTGCACTTAATAAAATTGCCAATGAAAACTGCCGTTGGTACGTCGCTGGTTATTATCTCGGCTAATTCTCTGTTAGGATTCCTTTTTTCCTTGCCCCATATGTCGGTGCAGTGGACGCTTTTGACCGGTATTACTTTTATTGCAATAATCGGTATCCTGATCGGTAGCTATCTATCATCTAAAATTGAAGGTAAAATATTAAAGCCGGCTTTTGGATGGTTTGTGTTAGTGATGGGCATTTACATACTGGTAAAAGAAATTGCGCTATAG
- a CDS encoding lysylphosphatidylglycerol synthase transmembrane domain-containing protein — protein MDEKPENKKLFSIGNLIFYGLAILISLFAVYYFGEIKTDFELFQTINPYWLLLAVLGQIGTYFFGAMVYQQLLLGFDIHIHQTVWRLFKISFITLFFNQTIPSAGISGNTFLFNYLQKSKIAVSNIISLISVELLSFYASIEIIIILVVMLSMLFLNIPGSLYIIFGTGFIVYFLFGLSVNVLSNKYTIDALQKKLASIKLFTKLADKFQTFFTTKEQVERPTQFFHEHKTAVYRAVGLQFLIFLSDAFTILALFHGFGLAINLLTVSAGFLLTRIISLLPISPGGLILYESGMTYFFSRLGVHLSSALIITILYRALSFWLPMIVGFFVYRKMRSE, from the coding sequence ATGGATGAAAAACCGGAAAATAAAAAACTATTTTCAATAGGAAATCTCATCTTCTATGGGCTTGCCATTTTAATATCCCTATTTGCTGTTTATTATTTTGGAGAAATCAAAACGGATTTCGAGCTTTTCCAAACGATAAATCCATATTGGCTTTTGCTCGCCGTTTTAGGTCAAATCGGCACTTATTTCTTTGGGGCAATGGTCTATCAGCAGTTATTGCTCGGATTTGATATTCATATCCATCAGACCGTATGGAGGTTATTTAAGATCAGCTTTATTACATTATTTTTTAATCAAACCATCCCAAGCGCAGGAATCAGTGGTAATACTTTTTTATTTAATTATTTGCAGAAAAGCAAAATTGCCGTCTCTAATATAATTTCGCTCATTTCGGTAGAGCTTTTAAGTTTTTATGCTTCCATTGAAATCATTATTATTTTGGTAGTGATGCTCAGCATGCTTTTTCTAAACATACCTGGTTCACTGTATATTATTTTTGGTACCGGTTTTATTGTCTATTTTTTATTTGGCCTGAGTGTAAATGTTCTTTCAAATAAATATACAATAGATGCCCTCCAAAAAAAACTGGCATCAATAAAGTTATTTACAAAGCTGGCGGATAAGTTTCAAACCTTTTTTACGACAAAGGAGCAGGTGGAAAGGCCTACGCAATTTTTTCACGAACACAAAACGGCGGTATATCGGGCAGTGGGGTTGCAGTTTCTTATTTTCCTTTCAGATGCTTTTACAATTTTGGCCCTGTTTCACGGCTTTGGTTTAGCAATTAATCTGCTTACGGTATCTGCAGGTTTTCTGTTAACAAGAATCATCTCTCTGTTACCAATATCTCCCGGTGGGCTTATTTTATATGAAAGTGGTATGACCTATTTTTTTTCAAGACTCGGCGTACATCTTAGCTCAGCACTGATAATCACGATCTTATATAGGGCATTATCATTTTGGCTGCCAATGATTGTTGGTTTTTTTGTATATAGAAAAATGCGAAGCGAATGA
- a CDS encoding YeeE/YedE family protein, producing the protein MMTFIKQPWPWYVAGPLIGLTVPILLILGNKSFGISSSLRHICASCMPANIPFFQYDWKKEVWNLFFALGIFLGGAIAINLLSIPSVIQINPKLVQELAGYGITNYNNLVPEDIISWQSLFTMKGFILMIIGGFLVGFGTRYAGGCTSGHAIMGLSNLQRPSLIATIFFMIGGFIMANLILPFVLSL; encoded by the coding sequence ATGATGACATTCATAAAACAGCCCTGGCCCTGGTATGTGGCGGGACCTCTTATTGGACTTACAGTACCCATCTTATTAATTCTGGGAAATAAATCGTTTGGGATCAGCTCATCCCTCCGGCATATCTGTGCTTCTTGTATGCCGGCTAATATTCCATTTTTTCAGTATGATTGGAAAAAAGAGGTATGGAACCTGTTTTTTGCCCTGGGGATTTTTTTAGGTGGTGCTATAGCTATAAACCTGTTATCAATCCCGTCTGTTATCCAGATCAATCCTAAGCTCGTACAAGAGCTAGCTGGATACGGTATTACCAATTATAACAATTTAGTTCCTGAAGATATCATTAGCTGGCAGTCGTTGTTTACGATGAAGGGATTTATATTAATGATCATTGGTGGTTTTTTAGTGGGTTTTGGTACACGGTATGCCGGGGGATGTACCAGTGGCCATGCTATAATGGGCCTATCAAATTTGCAGCGACCTTCTTTAATTGCCACCATTTTCTTTATGATTGGAGGGTTCATTATGGCAAACCTGATTTTGCCCTTTGTTTTATCACTTTAA
- a CDS encoding Crp/Fnr family transcriptional regulator — translation MELLEQIVEFKSSPGLIAELYKYGIQKNYKAGSIILNENASVRSIPIVTKGMLKVIRTEEDGREILLYYIKAGESCIMSFLGGLHNETSKVKAEADDDVEILFLPIEKVSLFIKEYPQWLDYIFRLYHKRFEELLEIVNAIAFKKVDERLLSLLQKKKVLTGNKTLNITHEQLANELGTARVVVSRLLKQLEENKMVQLGRNKITLV, via the coding sequence ATGGAATTATTGGAGCAGATTGTGGAATTTAAATCTTCCCCTGGGTTAATAGCGGAATTGTATAAATATGGGATTCAAAAAAACTACAAAGCCGGAAGTATCATACTGAATGAAAATGCTTCTGTTCGTTCGATTCCAATTGTTACAAAGGGAATGCTGAAGGTTATCCGGACCGAAGAAGACGGCCGGGAAATTCTACTGTATTATATTAAGGCAGGTGAAAGCTGTATCATGTCTTTTTTGGGTGGACTGCACAATGAAACAAGTAAAGTTAAGGCAGAGGCAGATGATGATGTGGAGATCCTCTTCTTGCCAATTGAAAAAGTGTCATTGTTCATTAAAGAATATCCGCAGTGGCTGGATTATATTTTTCGCTTGTATCACAAACGTTTTGAGGAGCTGCTGGAAATTGTTAATGCGATCGCTTTTAAGAAAGTAGATGAGCGATTGCTGTCCTTACTTCAGAAGAAAAAAGTGCTAACAGGAAATAAAACATTAAATATTACACACGAACAATTGGCTAACGAACTGGGAACAGCCCGGGTTGTAGTGTCACGGTTATTAAAGCAGTTAGAGGAAAACAAAATGGTCCAGCTGGGCAGAAATAAAATTACGCTTGTGTAA